The Methanococcus maripaludis genome has a window encoding:
- a CDS encoding double-cubane-cluster-containing anaerobic reductase: MDELKSIKKLDEVYSKRKDELYREKNEGKKVFGRFCVFVPTEIICAADAIPVGLCGGKESTIPSAEEDLPRNICPLIKSSYGFKKDKKCPYFEAADVIVGETTCDGKKKMFEHMAEMSEMHIMHLPHFKDERSYELWLKEVYDFKDYVEKFTGNEITEEKLKEAIDEENEERKLSHKLYELRSKIPSPITGTDALKIFQRSFLLNINDRIAILKELISELEERIKNGEGYSGKRILVAGCPMVAGNTKIVDIIEEVGGLVVGEETCTGTRKFDNLVNGYTIDDLAERYFKINCASAFKNDSRIERIKELVKEQNADGVVYYTLQYCHTFNVEGALIEKELKNLGIPIIRIETDYSESDKEQIKTRLEAFVEMI, from the coding sequence TTGGACGAATTAAAAAGCATCAAAAAGCTCGATGAAGTCTATTCGAAAAGAAAAGATGAGTTATATCGAGAAAAAAACGAAGGAAAGAAAGTATTTGGTAGATTTTGTGTATTTGTTCCAACCGAAATTATATGTGCGGCAGATGCAATTCCGGTTGGACTCTGTGGTGGAAAGGAATCTACTATTCCTTCAGCAGAAGAAGATCTGCCAAGAAACATTTGTCCACTGATTAAATCTTCATATGGTTTCAAAAAAGATAAAAAATGCCCTTATTTTGAGGCTGCAGACGTTATTGTTGGAGAAACTACGTGTGATGGAAAGAAAAAAATGTTTGAACACATGGCAGAAATGTCAGAAATGCATATTATGCATCTTCCACACTTTAAAGACGAAAGATCGTATGAATTATGGCTTAAAGAAGTTTACGATTTCAAAGATTACGTAGAAAAGTTTACTGGAAATGAAATTACCGAAGAGAAATTAAAAGAAGCAATTGATGAAGAAAACGAAGAAAGGAAGTTATCACACAAACTCTATGAATTAAGGTCTAAAATTCCATCTCCAATAACTGGAACTGATGCACTAAAAATATTTCAAAGGTCATTTTTATTAAATATAAACGATAGGATCGCAATTTTAAAAGAATTAATATCCGAACTCGAAGAACGGATTAAAAATGGCGAAGGCTACTCTGGAAAAAGAATACTGGTTGCAGGATGCCCGATGGTTGCAGGAAATACTAAAATTGTAGATATTATCGAAGAAGTTGGTGGACTTGTAGTTGGCGAAGAAACCTGTACTGGAACCAGAAAATTTGATAATTTGGTTAACGGTTATACCATTGATGACCTTGCAGAACGGTACTTTAAAATCAACTGTGCATCAGCATTTAAAAATGACAGCAGAATTGAAAGAATAAAAGAACTTGTAAAAGAACAGAATGCTGACGGAGTTGTTTACTATACTCTTCAATACTGCCATACCTTTAATGTTGAAGGCGCATTAATTGAAAAAGAACTCAAAAATTTAGGAATTCCAATTATTAGAATTGAAACGGACTATTCAGAAAGTGATAAAGAGCAAATAAAAACGAGACTCGAAGCGTTTGTTGAAATGATTTAA
- a CDS encoding ASKHA domain-containing protein, which yields MAIMDITNDKNKFEFKEGEFIFKILQENGIKIEVPCGGVGTCGKCKVRVVSGEITQLSSEELEHLSKDEIDGGIRLSCLTKALGNVKIELLNLDENHKILTDGYMPNLKINPPITKKIINLSECGVNKNNYEEIVNSELNAGKIQDIETLKALQKSFKTGNLTSIFLNGELIGIEPEINEKIYGVAVDIGTTTVVASLIDVLAGIEIASETMINPQKEYGSDVLSRIDFANKNENGLELLHNAIIDGINRLIFDLASNNKIAVENIYEVSIAANTTMMHFLLNIDAESIGKSPYLPVFLSGKSIPSKDIGINVSPFGRIYCLPGVSGYIGADIVAGVIVSELLKTEKNILFIDIGTNGEIIFSKAGILSSCSCAAGPALEGMNISYGMRAADGAIEGIKFAENGVELKVIGNKDPVGICGSGILDSISEIVRTGLVGKTGRLINSNGSDNEYKNLIIEKNSKKFVQISKNPEILVSQKDIRQVQLAKAAIVSGFLALLDENNLTMGEIDEVIIAGQFGKHLTVESLVGSGIIPEKLGKKVKYIGNSSKTGALMCLLSKESREEMESVSRDIKYFELSTKENYEKLFVDSLNF from the coding sequence ATGGCAATAATGGATATAACTAACGATAAAAATAAATTTGAATTCAAAGAGGGGGAATTTATTTTTAAAATTCTTCAAGAAAATGGAATTAAAATAGAGGTTCCCTGTGGAGGGGTTGGAACTTGCGGAAAATGTAAGGTAAGGGTTGTTAGTGGGGAAATCACGCAATTATCTTCTGAAGAGCTTGAACATTTGTCAAAAGATGAAATTGATGGGGGAATCCGCCTTAGTTGCCTCACAAAAGCATTAGGAAATGTAAAAATTGAATTATTAAATTTGGACGAAAATCACAAGATTTTAACTGACGGATACATGCCAAACTTAAAAATTAATCCTCCAATCACTAAGAAAATTATTAATTTATCTGAATGCGGAGTAAATAAAAATAATTATGAAGAAATTGTTAATTCTGAGTTAAATGCGGGTAAAATACAGGATATTGAAACTTTAAAAGCCCTGCAGAAATCATTTAAAACTGGAAATCTGACTTCGATTTTTTTAAATGGTGAATTAATCGGGATCGAACCAGAAATAAATGAAAAAATATATGGGGTTGCTGTTGATATTGGAACTACAACAGTTGTAGCATCTTTAATCGATGTTTTAGCCGGAATAGAAATTGCATCTGAAACTATGATAAATCCTCAAAAAGAATATGGGTCAGATGTACTTTCAAGGATTGATTTTGCAAACAAAAATGAAAATGGACTCGAATTATTACACAATGCAATAATTGATGGGATAAACAGACTTATTTTTGATTTGGCTAGTAATAATAAAATTGCTGTTGAAAATATCTATGAAGTTTCAATTGCTGCGAATACAACAATGATGCACTTTTTACTGAACATTGATGCGGAGTCAATTGGAAAATCTCCCTATTTGCCAGTATTTTTATCTGGAAAAAGTATCCCTTCAAAAGATATTGGGATAAATGTTTCTCCGTTTGGTAGAATTTACTGTTTACCCGGAGTTTCGGGGTATATCGGAGCAGATATTGTTGCAGGAGTTATCGTTTCTGAACTTTTAAAAACTGAAAAAAATATTCTTTTTATTGATATTGGTACAAATGGGGAGATAATATTTTCAAAGGCAGGCATTCTTTCGTCGTGTTCCTGTGCTGCAGGTCCTGCGCTTGAAGGAATGAATATAAGCTACGGAATGAGGGCGGCAGACGGCGCAATCGAAGGAATTAAATTTGCTGAAAACGGGGTTGAATTAAAAGTTATTGGAAATAAAGATCCGGTTGGAATTTGTGGTAGCGGAATACTTGATTCAATATCTGAAATAGTTAGAACAGGTCTTGTTGGTAAAACTGGCAGGTTAATTAATTCAAATGGTTCAGATAATGAATATAAAAATTTAATAATAGAAAAAAACTCAAAAAAATTCGTACAGATTTCAAAAAATCCTGAAATACTGGTTTCACAAAAAGATATAAGGCAGGTTCAGCTGGCAAAAGCAGCAATTGTTTCGGGATTTTTAGCACTTCTGGATGAAAATAATTTGACAATGGGAGAAATTGACGAAGTAATAATTGCAGGACAGTTTGGAAAACATTTAACTGTTGAAAGCCTCGTTGGAAGTGGAATAATTCCAGAAAAATTGGGTAAAAAAGTGAAATATATCGGAAATTCTTCCAAAACTGGTGCTTTAATGTGCCTACTTTCAAAAGAATCACGGGAGGAAATGGAGTCAGTTTCTAGAGATATAAAATATTTTGAACTCTCTACAAAAGAAAACTATGAAAAATTGTTTGTTGATTCTTTAAATTTTTAA
- a CDS encoding TetR/AcrR family transcriptional regulator, translating to MTRNLILKKSKELFLEKGYSETSLSEIARACNISKGGIYHHFERKEDLYIETMISILEENGKAVISSIENETRFENAIFEAIEQAIIIRTKYINNYNKDCEKTAYFGPVSDAIKKFPEIWEFNNNIYKNAIDTLVNKIILAQETGEVKKELDPYSVAFHFCSIFEGIHLVSYYTNQKFEDKSRLVISSFWELIKN from the coding sequence ATGACACGAAATTTGATCTTAAAAAAATCAAAAGAATTGTTTCTTGAAAAAGGTTATAGTGAAACATCCCTTTCAGAAATTGCAAGAGCCTGCAATATTTCAAAAGGGGGCATTTACCACCATTTCGAAAGAAAAGAGGACCTTTATATAGAAACAATGATCTCGATACTCGAAGAAAATGGAAAAGCCGTCATATCGAGTATTGAAAATGAAACCCGCTTTGAAAACGCTATTTTTGAAGCCATAGAACAGGCAATTATAATAAGGACCAAATACATCAATAACTACAATAAAGATTGTGAAAAAACCGCATACTTCGGACCGGTTTCCGATGCAATCAAAAAATTCCCCGAAATTTGGGAATTCAATAATAATATATATAAAAACGCAATAGATACATTGGTTAACAAAATAATCTTGGCACAGGAAACAGGAGAAGTTAAAAAAGAATTAGATCCATATTCCGTTGCATTCCATTTTTGCTCAATATTTGAAGGCATACACCTAGTTTCATATTATACCAACCAAAAATTTGAAGATAAATCTAGACTGGTAATTAGTTCTTTTTGGGAACTTATAAAGAATTAA
- a CDS encoding M48 family metallopeptidase, with protein MIENVKIIRKKIKNMYLVVNPDCSIVLKVPPHVSDEYIHSFIKKKENWIKKHLDNFESLNTNSAEKRYVDGEIFKYLGENYVLKIHLSKKEGLEILDGYFNLHISEIDDFEKKKKIIQKFYRKHAEIELFEIFKNSYMVVTKNIPDFAVRKMKKRWGSCSFHKNKIILNERLIEKPKECIEYVVFHELAHLKYPNHSKEFYNYLTELMPDWKNRKIKLNEIC; from the coding sequence ATGATAGAAAACGTCAAAATAATCCGTAAAAAAATCAAAAACATGTATCTGGTTGTAAATCCCGATTGTTCGATTGTTTTAAAGGTACCACCACACGTTTCTGATGAGTATATCCATTCATTTATCAAGAAAAAGGAAAACTGGATAAAAAAGCATCTTGATAATTTTGAATCGTTGAATACAAACTCGGCTGAAAAAAGGTACGTTGACGGGGAAATATTCAAGTATCTTGGGGAGAATTACGTTTTAAAAATTCACCTTTCAAAAAAAGAAGGCTTGGAAATTTTGGACGGTTATTTTAATCTTCATATTTCAGAAATAGATGATTTTGAAAAAAAGAAAAAAATAATTCAAAAATTTTACCGAAAACATGCAGAAATTGAACTTTTTGAAATTTTTAAAAATAGTTATATGGTAGTTACAAAAAATATACCGGATTTTGCCGTTAGAAAGATGAAAAAACGATGGGGTTCTTGTAGTTTTCATAAAAATAAAATTATATTAAATGAAAGATTAATCGAAAAACCAAAAGAATGTATTGAATATGTCGTGTTTCATGAACTTGCTCACTTAAAATATCCAAACCACAGCAAGGAATTTTATAATTATTTAACCGAATTAATGCCTGATTGGAAAAATAGGAAGATTAAATTAAATGAAATTTGCTAA
- a CDS encoding MFS transporter, giving the protein MLSKDNIGKMMKYRWVIFAVLALVYFFVYFHRVSPAVMAGDLMTTFGVGATSMGLLGSVYFYAYALMQIPSGIMSDKFGPRRVVAVFTLVAAAGAILTGIATDFNMVIMGRLLIGIGVAAVYIPIMKMLSIWFRKNEFATQSGIMLAVGNVGALSAAAPLAYLNTALGWQTVFMGLGVVSIALAILSYIVIRDKPSEMGLPNIEDIEAYENGEAVSTSAKTAENISIMDSIKMVLGKKSFWPLSIWFFFYYGSLMAYQGLWAGPYFKDILGWDKATYAGLLTFIGIGLILGCPVSGYIADKVLKSRKKTLIIGTIMYTLLWFAVWFFNGMDNPLFYKILYVLFGFFAGFFVVCYGQVKSLFPISIAGTSTSILNFFPFFGGAVLQQVCGLVIASYGLNALGGFTSAGYQMAWLLLAVGMVIATICVYFSEEQGL; this is encoded by the coding sequence ATGTTATCCAAAGACAACATCGGCAAAATGATGAAGTATAGATGGGTAATCTTTGCAGTTCTTGCGTTAGTTTACTTCTTTGTGTACTTCCACAGAGTATCGCCAGCAGTTATGGCTGGAGATCTTATGACAACGTTTGGAGTAGGTGCTACTTCAATGGGTCTACTCGGATCAGTTTATTTTTATGCATACGCACTAATGCAGATTCCTTCAGGGATAATGTCTGATAAATTCGGACCTCGAAGGGTCGTTGCTGTTTTTACACTTGTTGCAGCAGCAGGTGCAATCCTTACAGGTATTGCAACTGATTTTAACATGGTTATAATGGGAAGGCTTTTAATCGGTATCGGTGTAGCTGCAGTATACATTCCGATAATGAAAATGCTTTCAATCTGGTTTAGAAAAAACGAATTTGCTACCCAAAGTGGTATAATGCTCGCAGTTGGAAACGTTGGGGCATTATCCGCAGCAGCTCCACTTGCTTACCTTAACACGGCATTAGGTTGGCAGACAGTATTCATGGGGCTTGGTGTAGTATCAATTGCTCTTGCAATTCTTTCATACATTGTTATTAGAGATAAGCCATCAGAAATGGGTCTTCCAAATATTGAAGATATTGAAGCTTATGAAAATGGCGAAGCTGTTTCAACATCGGCAAAAACTGCGGAAAACATATCAATTATGGATTCTATTAAAATGGTTTTAGGTAAAAAATCATTCTGGCCTTTGTCAATATGGTTTTTCTTCTACTACGGATCATTAATGGCATACCAAGGACTTTGGGCAGGCCCATACTTCAAAGACATTTTAGGCTGGGACAAAGCAACATATGCAGGTCTTTTAACGTTTATCGGGATCGGTTTGATCTTAGGATGCCCTGTTTCAGGATACATCGCAGATAAAGTTTTAAAATCAAGAAAAAAGACATTAATTATCGGTACAATAATGTACACATTATTATGGTTTGCAGTCTGGTTCTTTAACGGAATGGACAATCCATTATTCTATAAAATCCTATACGTATTATTCGGATTCTTCGCAGGATTCTTCGTTGTATGCTACGGACAGGTAAAATCCCTATTCCCTATTTCGATAGCTGGAACATCTACATCAATCCTCAACTTCTTCCCATTCTTTGGTGGTGCAGTGCTCCAACAAGTTTGTGGTTTAGTAATCGCAAGCTACGGGCTTAATGCATTAGGGGGATTTACCAGTGCAGGATACCAGATGGCATGGTTATTACTTGCCGTTGGAATGGTTATTGCAACAATCTGTGTTTATTTCTCAGAAGAACAAGGACTTTAA
- a CDS encoding uroporphyrinogen decarboxylase family protein, whose product MKKTFSCISDNLEKIPKELTESNNLKFPNVHENLSDMVEFSKIMKEHKKDLFCRVPFCMTVEAESFGAKINMGDEKYGPRAKEYAFKNLDELETIKPIDLTSGRIKIVLDAVHALKESGEIPILAVEGPITIISSLMESRIFYKELRKNPERMNNFLNFLEDEIVKYILSGIENGAKIISFGDPAGSIDIVGPKIFREYSGKIAKNIIEKVKSNEKNCIIHVCGKTSVSLENEGMYEFNPINCNSETYGKAIYEIIRENTKTKIIGHNCIKKSIYKIPKNTIWEIKE is encoded by the coding sequence ATGAAAAAAACATTTTCATGCATCAGCGACAATTTAGAAAAGATTCCAAAAGAATTAACTGAATCAAACAATTTAAAATTTCCAAATGTACATGAAAATCTTTCAGATATGGTGGAATTTTCAAAAATAATGAAAGAACACAAAAAAGACCTCTTTTGTAGAGTTCCATTCTGCATGACTGTTGAAGCAGAATCATTTGGTGCAAAAATTAATATGGGCGATGAAAAATATGGCCCAAGAGCTAAAGAATATGCTTTTAAAAATTTAGATGAGTTAGAAACCATAAAACCGATTGATTTAACTTCTGGCCGAATTAAAATAGTTCTTGATGCAGTCCATGCATTAAAAGAGTCGGGTGAAATCCCAATTCTTGCAGTTGAAGGGCCAATTACAATAATTTCCTCATTAATGGAGTCTAGAATTTTTTACAAAGAACTTAGGAAAAACCCCGAAAGAATGAATAATTTCTTAAATTTTTTAGAAGATGAAATTGTAAAATATATCCTATCGGGAATTGAAAATGGTGCTAAAATTATTTCTTTTGGAGATCCAGCAGGAAGCATTGATATAGTTGGTCCAAAAATCTTTAGGGAATACAGCGGAAAAATTGCTAAAAACATTATCGAAAAAGTAAAATCCAACGAAAAAAACTGTATTATTCACGTTTGTGGAAAAACGTCTGTTTCACTCGAAAATGAAGGAATGTATGAATTTAATCCAATAAATTGCAATTCTGAAACATATGGAAAAGCAATTTATGAAATAATCCGTGAAAACACAAAAACAAAGATTATCGGGCATAACTGCATCAAAAAATCAATTTATAAAATTCCAAAAAATACAATTTGGGAAATAAAAGAATAA
- a CDS encoding viroplasmin family protein: protein MSKIYAVRKGRKTGLFETWGECENQVKGFSGAEFKSFTSKKDAEIYLNQKTEEKQNNIQSNEFEKDVMYAWVDGSFNLKNKEYGAGVLTIFNGIEKEIKAKGNNKELSKMRNVAGEILASELAMEYAVSKNVKNLIIYHDYLGIEKWCTGEWKTNKEGTTEYKEKCKNYLKKLNIEFVKVKAHSGDKNNEIADKLAKESLL, encoded by the coding sequence ATGTCTAAAATCTATGCTGTTAGAAAAGGGCGAAAAACAGGACTATTTGAAACATGGGGCGAATGTGAAAATCAGGTCAAAGGATTTTCTGGAGCTGAATTTAAAAGTTTTACATCTAAAAAAGATGCAGAAATATATTTAAATCAAAAAACTGAAGAAAAACAAAATAATATACAGTCAAACGAATTTGAAAAAGATGTAATGTATGCATGGGTTGATGGAAGTTTTAATTTAAAAAATAAAGAATATGGGGCAGGAGTTCTAACAATATTCAACGGAATTGAAAAAGAAATTAAAGCTAAGGGAAATAATAAGGAGTTATCGAAAATGAGAAACGTTGCTGGCGAAATTTTAGCTTCAGAACTTGCAATGGAATATGCAGTTTCTAAAAATGTAAAAAATTTAATAATATACCACGATTATCTCGGAATTGAAAAGTGGTGTACTGGCGAATGGAAAACCAACAAGGAAGGAACCACCGAATATAAAGAAAAATGTAAAAATTATCTAAAAAAGTTAAATATTGAATTTGTAAAAGTTAAGGCGCATTCCGGCGATAAAAATAACGAAATTGCGGATAAACTGGCAAAAGAATCACTTTTGTAA